A window of the Armatimonadota bacterium genome harbors these coding sequences:
- the mrdA gene encoding penicillin-binding protein 2, translated as MDRDKPSHLPMRLASLGVVVSVMLGLLALRLWQLQVLQGEHYAQLAEGNRLRIYRTAAPRGLILDRRGVPLVANRPSFSVSILPLELGEPDRVLPHLAALLGVPEGEIRRRLAGSRTPPFEPVRIRRDVGLRVVTAIEERRTEMRGVVVEAEPVRVYRYRQLAAHVLGYLGEISAQELAVLRPRGYRAGDLIGKAGIERHYDAFLRGDDGEQVVEVDASGRPLRVLREQTARPGRSVVTTLDRELQALAEAELAGRAGAIVAMDPRNGEILAMASNPTYDPNLFAAGISEATWARLSEDPRHPLLNRAVASAYEPGSVFKVVTGLAALADGKATAGSRFYCSGSLTLGRWVFRDLAAHGNIDFLTGVAQSCNVMFWQLGRALGPDRLRAHATMLGLGERTGVDLPSEAEGIIPSREYKQTRWREPWYPGDTLNMAIGQGFVLATPLQIARMAAAIANGGQLVQPRLVRAVVDGEGRVVRRIEARVQRRVDLPPAALQAMRRGLEAVVVRGTGRAAAVPGVAVAGKTGSAETPRGRPHAWFVGYAPADRPQIAVAVLIEHGYRGGLSAAPIARRIVEAWYSASAQHRRPAAGRP; from the coding sequence ATGGATCGCGACAAGCCGTCCCACCTTCCGATGCGTCTGGCGTCCCTCGGCGTGGTGGTCTCGGTGATGTTGGGTCTGCTCGCTCTGCGACTGTGGCAGCTGCAGGTTCTCCAGGGCGAACACTACGCACAGCTCGCAGAGGGCAACCGGCTGCGCATTTACCGCACCGCCGCACCCCGGGGCCTCATCCTGGACCGGCGCGGCGTCCCGCTCGTCGCAAACCGCCCGTCGTTCTCGGTGTCGATCCTTCCGCTGGAACTGGGCGAGCCCGACCGGGTCCTGCCACACCTGGCGGCGCTGCTGGGGGTCCCCGAAGGCGAGATCCGCAGGCGGCTGGCCGGGTCGCGCACGCCGCCCTTCGAGCCCGTCCGGATCCGGCGCGACGTCGGCCTACGTGTGGTCACTGCGATCGAGGAGCGGCGGACCGAGATGCGCGGGGTGGTGGTCGAGGCCGAGCCGGTGCGCGTGTATCGGTACCGGCAGCTGGCGGCGCACGTGTTGGGCTATTTGGGCGAGATCAGCGCGCAGGAACTCGCCGTGCTGCGGCCGCGCGGATACCGGGCCGGCGACCTGATCGGCAAGGCAGGGATCGAGCGCCACTACGATGCCTTCCTGCGCGGCGACGACGGCGAGCAGGTCGTGGAAGTCGACGCTTCCGGACGGCCGCTGCGTGTGCTGCGCGAGCAGACGGCGCGGCCCGGCCGCAGCGTCGTCACGACGCTGGATCGCGAACTGCAGGCGCTGGCCGAGGCCGAGCTGGCCGGGCGGGCCGGCGCGATCGTCGCGATGGATCCCCGCAACGGCGAGATCCTCGCGATGGCCAGCAATCCGACCTACGACCCCAACCTGTTCGCAGCCGGGATCTCCGAGGCGACGTGGGCACGATTGAGCGAAGACCCCCGACACCCGCTCCTCAACCGGGCCGTCGCCAGCGCGTACGAGCCGGGATCCGTCTTCAAGGTCGTGACGGGCCTCGCGGCACTGGCCGATGGCAAGGCCACGGCCGGATCCCGCTTCTACTGCAGCGGGTCGCTGACGCTGGGGCGGTGGGTGTTCCGCGACCTGGCCGCGCACGGGAACATCGACTTCCTGACGGGAGTGGCGCAGTCGTGCAACGTCATGTTCTGGCAACTGGGCCGCGCCCTGGGCCCGGACCGCCTCCGCGCCCACGCGACGATGCTCGGGCTGGGCGAGCGGACCGGCGTGGACCTGCCGTCGGAGGCGGAGGGCATCATCCCGTCGCGCGAGTACAAACAGACGCGCTGGCGTGAGCCGTGGTATCCGGGGGACACGCTCAACATGGCGATTGGTCAGGGGTTCGTCCTGGCGACGCCGCTGCAGATCGCACGCATGGCCGCCGCGATCGCCAACGGCGGACAACTAGTCCAGCCGCGCCTGGTGCGCGCGGTCGTCGACGGCGAAGGGCGGGTCGTCCGGCGCATTGAAGCGCGCGTGCAGCGGAGGGTGGATCTGCCGCCGGCCGCGCTGCAGGCCATGCGCCGCGGTCTCGAGGCGGTCGTCGTGCGGGGCACGGGCCGTGCGGCGGCGGTTCCAGGCGTGGCCGTGGCGGGCAAGACCGGCAGCGCCGAGACGCCGCGCGGCCGGCCGCATGCGTGGTTCGTCGGGTACGCGCCCGCCGACCGGCCACAGATCGCCGTGGCCGTGCTGATCGAGCACGGCTACCGCGGAGGGCTCAGCGCGGCACCCATCGCGCGCCGGATCGTCGAGGCGTGGTACAGCGCGTCGGCCCAGCATAGGCGACCCGCCGCCGGCAGGCCATGA
- a CDS encoding YqeG family HAD IIIA-type phosphatase, with protein sequence MKRGRGLVPDAAVGRISEIPLEALRARGIAGVIFDLDNTLVPYRTDEVPSDVQAWVAAFRRSGLRGAVVSNANFRRAATLARHFGWPAIGGLPKPNPCRLVRAMRAMHTTPATTALVGDQLFTDVLPGNWLGLYTILVEPMDRREFVTTRLMRWLERVVGRDRLVRCTRAPD encoded by the coding sequence ATGAAGCGGGGCAGGGGGCTCGTCCCCGACGCGGCAGTCGGCCGCATCAGCGAGATACCGCTTGAGGCTCTGCGGGCCCGTGGGATTGCGGGGGTCATCTTTGATCTAGACAACACGCTCGTGCCGTACCGCACGGACGAAGTCCCCTCCGACGTCCAAGCGTGGGTGGCGGCGTTTCGCCGGTCCGGCCTGCGCGGTGCGGTGGTCTCGAACGCGAACTTTCGGCGCGCCGCGACGCTGGCGCGGCACTTCGGATGGCCGGCGATCGGGGGACTGCCCAAACCCAACCCGTGCCGTCTGGTGCGTGCGATGCGGGCGATGCACACAACCCCGGCGACGACCGCCTTGGTGGGAGACCAGCTGTTCACCGACGTCCTTCCCGGAAACTGGTTGGGGCTGTACACGATCCTCGTGGAGCCGATGGATCGTCGTGAGTTCGTCACGACCCGACTGATGCGGTGGCTCGAGCGCGTCGTCGGGCGCGATCGGTTGGTGCGGTGCACCCGCGCCCCGGACTAG
- the alaS gene encoding alanine--tRNA ligase, translating to MMRSNEIRETFLRFFEQRGHLRVPSMSLVPPDPTLLFTNSGMVQFKDVFLGRARPAHPRVVDVQKCMRVAGKHNDLDDVGRDGYHHTFFEMLGNWSFGDYYKEEAIAWAWELMTEVWGLPRDRLWATCFEDERGEIPRDDEAADIWRAQPGFDPSHVLFFGRKENFWEMADVGPCGPDSEIHIDLGPDACDKRGVSGHVCRVNGDCERFLELWNLVFIQYNRTGPTTLETLPAKHVDTGMGFERIVRVLQGVPTNYDTDLFQPLMRRVQELSGQTEAQRRADPVPYRVIADHARAAAFLVADGVVPGNEGRNYVLRMVVRRAARFGRRLGLDHPFLADVADQVVLVMGDAYPELRRHQAFIREVLTGEEERFAQTLHSGLGRLDVAIASARARGQTRLSGEEAFRLYDTYGFPREMTQDIAREAGLEVDWEGFEREMERQRERARAQSAFRSEHAPAALRALVESHRTEFVGYRRHAARATVVAILRGTEMADAAQDGDEVGVVLDRTPFYAEAGGQVGDTGTLRFPKGRVEVRDTQKPAGEVVIHFGVVRGGILRVGDRVTARVDSARRREIMRHHTATHLLHRALREVLGEHARQAGSLVAPDRLRFDFIHLKPLTADEKRRIERRVNEKVLEAIPVRAQILPYQQAIERGAMALFGEKYGERVRVVSIGEYSRELCGGTHLRNTAEVGLFRITQDSGVAAGIRRVEAVAGWAAYEWAARQAVLVEEVADRLRSSPEEVPARLERLQRRLHALERELQTLQRSAAAADIDRTLSGAAEVEGVRVVTARFDGLSREALRGLGDRLRSRLGSGALVLGGAQDGKVALVAMVTRDLCDRIRAGDLIRPVAEIVGGSGGGRAEVAEAGGRNPDRLDEALARVPHVLREMLARPANR from the coding sequence ATGATGCGATCGAACGAGATCCGTGAGACGTTCTTGCGTTTTTTTGAGCAGCGCGGGCACCTGCGCGTGCCGAGCATGTCGTTGGTGCCGCCCGATCCGACGCTGCTGTTCACCAACTCCGGCATGGTGCAGTTCAAGGACGTGTTCCTGGGCCGGGCACGCCCCGCGCACCCCCGTGTCGTAGACGTGCAGAAGTGTATGCGGGTGGCCGGCAAGCACAACGACCTGGACGACGTGGGCCGGGACGGGTACCACCACACCTTCTTCGAGATGCTCGGCAACTGGTCGTTTGGCGACTACTACAAGGAAGAGGCGATCGCGTGGGCGTGGGAACTGATGACGGAGGTCTGGGGTCTGCCCCGCGACCGTCTGTGGGCGACCTGTTTCGAGGACGAGCGCGGTGAGATCCCCCGCGACGACGAAGCCGCCGACATCTGGCGGGCACAGCCGGGATTCGACCCCTCCCACGTGTTGTTTTTCGGGCGCAAGGAGAACTTCTGGGAGATGGCCGATGTGGGACCGTGTGGGCCAGACAGCGAGATCCACATCGACCTGGGCCCGGATGCCTGCGACAAGCGGGGCGTGAGCGGACACGTCTGCCGCGTGAACGGCGACTGCGAGCGCTTTCTGGAACTGTGGAACCTGGTGTTCATCCAGTACAACCGCACCGGTCCCACGACGCTGGAGACGTTGCCCGCCAAGCACGTCGACACCGGCATGGGCTTCGAGCGGATCGTCCGCGTGCTGCAGGGCGTGCCGACGAACTACGACACCGACCTGTTCCAGCCGCTGATGCGGCGCGTCCAAGAGCTGAGCGGGCAGACCGAAGCCCAGCGGCGGGCTGACCCCGTGCCCTACCGGGTCATCGCGGACCACGCCCGTGCCGCCGCGTTTCTGGTGGCCGACGGGGTGGTGCCCGGCAACGAGGGACGCAACTATGTGTTGCGGATGGTCGTCCGGCGCGCGGCCCGGTTCGGGCGGCGCCTGGGACTGGACCATCCGTTCCTGGCCGACGTCGCCGACCAGGTCGTGCTCGTCATGGGGGACGCCTACCCGGAGCTGCGCCGTCACCAGGCGTTCATCCGTGAGGTGCTGACCGGCGAGGAGGAGCGCTTCGCCCAGACGCTGCACAGCGGGCTGGGCCGGCTGGATGTGGCGATCGCGTCCGCCCGGGCGCGTGGACAGACGCGCCTGTCGGGCGAGGAGGCCTTCCGCCTGTACGACACCTACGGCTTTCCGCGTGAGATGACCCAGGACATCGCGCGGGAAGCGGGGCTGGAGGTCGACTGGGAGGGCTTCGAGCGCGAGATGGAGCGGCAGCGGGAGCGCGCGCGGGCGCAGTCGGCCTTCCGATCGGAACACGCTCCGGCGGCGCTGCGGGCCCTGGTCGAATCCCATCGGACCGAGTTCGTAGGCTACCGCAGGCACGCCGCCCGAGCGACGGTCGTGGCGATCCTGCGCGGCACGGAGATGGCGGACGCCGCGCAGGACGGGGACGAAGTCGGCGTCGTGCTCGACCGCACGCCGTTCTACGCCGAGGCGGGTGGCCAAGTCGGGGACACCGGCACGCTCCGGTTCCCCAAGGGCAGGGTCGAGGTCCGGGACACGCAGAAGCCCGCCGGGGAGGTGGTGATCCACTTCGGCGTCGTGCGGGGCGGGATCCTGCGTGTGGGGGACCGTGTGACCGCTCGCGTGGACTCGGCGCGCCGGCGCGAGATCATGCGCCACCACACCGCGACGCACCTGCTTCACCGGGCCCTGCGGGAGGTGCTCGGAGAGCACGCCCGGCAGGCGGGGTCTCTGGTGGCGCCCGACCGGCTGCGTTTCGACTTCATTCACCTGAAGCCGCTGACGGCCGACGAGAAAAGGCGCATCGAACGCCGGGTGAACGAGAAAGTGTTAGAGGCGATTCCGGTGCGCGCTCAGATCCTGCCCTACCAGCAGGCGATCGAACGGGGCGCGATGGCTCTGTTTGGCGAGAAGTACGGCGAGCGGGTCCGGGTGGTCTCCATCGGGGAGTACAGCCGCGAGCTGTGCGGCGGCACCCACCTGCGGAACACCGCCGAGGTCGGCCTGTTTCGGATCACCCAGGACAGCGGGGTGGCTGCGGGGATCCGGCGCGTGGAAGCGGTCGCGGGGTGGGCGGCCTACGAGTGGGCGGCGCGGCAGGCGGTGTTGGTGGAGGAGGTCGCCGACCGGCTCAGGTCTTCTCCGGAGGAAGTGCCTGCGCGGTTGGAGCGGTTGCAGCGGCGCCTGCACGCGCTGGAGCGCGAACTCCAGACGCTGCAGCGGTCAGCTGCGGCGGCCGACATCGACCGCACGCTGTCAGGGGCCGCCGAGGTGGAGGGCGTCCGGGTTGTCACGGCACGGTTCGACGGTCTCAGCCGCGAGGCGTTGCGCGGTCTGGGCGACCGCTTGCGGTCGCGCCTGGGCAGCGGTGCCCTGGTGCTGGGGGGCGCACAGGATGGAAAGGTCGCTTTGGTCGCAATGGTGACGCGCGACCTGTGCGACCGCATCCGCGCCGGCGATCTGATCCGTCCGGTGGCGGAGATCGTCGGGGGCAGCGGAGGCGGCAGGGCGGAGGTGGCCGAAGCCGGAGGCCGCAACCCGGACAGACTCGACGAAGCGCTGGCCCGCGTCCCCCACGTCCTGCGCGAGATGCTGGCGCGCCCGGCCAACCGGTGA
- a CDS encoding Rne/Rng family ribonuclease: protein MNKQIVANVEPFETRVALFEEGRVQNILIERGDPLAGNIYKGKVTNVLRGMDAAFVDIGLPRNAFLHVADIRSHRIGGEDLEDAIGEGSIQQRLRPGQEILVQVTREPMRTKGARVTTYVALPAYYMVLMPTVSYVGVSRRIEGESERRRLREIAERIRPQGMGLIVRTAAEGVTEKDLQDDLRYLLSVWARVLDRARAARAPALLYQDLRLIRRVVRDLFTAEVERFVVDSPREYERIVDLVGSYAPHLRTRVELYKDAEPIFERFGVERELHNALRRKVWLPSGGYIVVDRTEALTVIDVNTGRYVGKSDLAATILHTNLEAVGEVVRQIRLRDIGGIILVDFIDMESEAHRRQVLAALHEAVKRDRSKMHIIDLTQLGLVEITRKRVYQDLEEVMRMPCPYCDGKGRVLSAETMAHRVRRELRRMLVAQKPAALAVHVHPLVYAELTEDGGAWLRQLETQTGATVRIAAREGMHLEQMDVTPAATAAALEVGATGRRGGRIHWLDTDEDVVDVALDSDEEQERALAMLRRQGTWWDRMRRLLARRP, encoded by the coding sequence ATGAACAAGCAGATCGTCGCCAACGTCGAGCCGTTCGAGACCCGCGTTGCGCTGTTCGAGGAGGGCCGGGTGCAGAACATCCTCATCGAACGCGGGGACCCGCTGGCCGGAAACATCTACAAGGGCAAGGTCACCAACGTCCTGCGCGGCATGGATGCGGCGTTCGTGGACATCGGCCTGCCTCGCAACGCCTTTTTACACGTGGCCGACATCCGCTCCCACCGCATCGGGGGCGAGGACCTGGAGGACGCCATCGGCGAGGGGTCGATCCAGCAGCGGCTGCGGCCGGGTCAGGAGATCCTGGTGCAGGTGACCAGGGAGCCGATGCGGACGAAGGGGGCGCGGGTCACGACGTACGTGGCTCTGCCGGCCTACTACATGGTGCTGATGCCGACCGTCTCTTACGTGGGGGTGTCGCGGCGCATCGAAGGGGAGAGCGAGCGGCGGCGGCTGCGCGAGATCGCCGAGCGGATCCGGCCCCAGGGCATGGGTCTGATCGTCCGCACCGCGGCCGAGGGGGTCACCGAGAAGGACCTGCAGGACGATCTGCGCTACCTGCTCAGCGTGTGGGCGCGGGTGCTGGACCGGGCACGGGCGGCCCGCGCCCCGGCGCTGCTGTATCAGGACCTGCGCCTGATCCGCCGGGTGGTGCGGGACCTGTTCACCGCTGAGGTAGAGCGCTTCGTGGTCGACTCTCCCCGCGAGTACGAGCGCATCGTCGATCTCGTCGGGTCGTACGCGCCGCACCTGCGTACCCGGGTCGAGCTGTACAAAGACGCCGAACCGATCTTCGAGCGGTTCGGCGTCGAACGGGAGCTTCACAACGCGCTGCGCCGCAAGGTGTGGCTGCCCTCGGGCGGCTACATCGTCGTGGACCGCACCGAGGCGCTGACCGTGATCGACGTCAACACGGGCAGGTACGTGGGCAAGAGCGATCTGGCGGCGACGATTCTGCACACAAATCTCGAGGCGGTGGGGGAGGTGGTGCGACAGATCCGCCTGCGGGACATCGGTGGGATCATCCTGGTGGATTTCATCGACATGGAATCGGAGGCACACCGCAGGCAGGTGCTGGCGGCGCTGCACGAAGCGGTCAAGCGCGACCGATCCAAGATGCACATCATCGACCTGACGCAGCTGGGTCTGGTCGAGATCACGCGCAAGCGTGTCTACCAGGACCTCGAGGAGGTCATGCGGATGCCTTGCCCTTATTGCGACGGCAAGGGTCGCGTGCTGTCTGCGGAGACGATGGCCCACCGGGTCCGGCGGGAGCTTCGCCGGATGCTGGTCGCCCAAAAACCGGCGGCGCTTGCGGTCCACGTGCACCCGCTCGTGTACGCGGAGCTCACCGAGGACGGTGGAGCGTGGCTGCGCCAGCTGGAGACGCAGACCGGCGCGACCGTTCGGATCGCCGCGCGCGAAGGCATGCACCTGGAACAGATGGACGTCACGCCGGCGGCGACCGCCGCGGCGTTGGAGGTCGGCGCAACGGGGCGGCGCGGCGGGCGCATCCACTGGCTGGACACCGACGAGGACGTGGTGGACGTCGCGCTGGACAGCGACGAGGAGCAGGAACGCGCCCTGGCCATGCTGCGCCGCCAGGGGACATGGTGGGACCGCATGCGCCGCCTGCTCGCGCGGCGTCCGTAG
- the mltG gene encoding endolytic transglycosylase MltG — MRRALGALLLALAAVGGGAWTYVGWALGPVGTGPAVQVTIPQGASTPQIAQTLRERGLIRDAWAFRMLARWQGLEARLQAGEYRFAPDEGARRILSRLAAGDVVRYPVTIPEGYTVAQIGEALARAGLADRERFLRFAHEADRFWIPQMRGNATGSLEGYLFPDTYLLPRGLPEERIVQMMVNRFREAAGALLAGPLPLGLTAHEVVTVASLVEREARLAPERARIAGVIYNRLQRGMRLEVDATVLYALGRHKDVVLYRDLEVDSPYNTYRFAGLPPGPIANPGLAAIEAAVRPEAHDFLYYVARTDGSHVFSRTLEEHNRAIRAIHGDR, encoded by the coding sequence CTGAGGCGGGCCCTGGGGGCGCTGCTGCTGGCGTTGGCGGCCGTGGGCGGCGGCGCCTGGACGTATGTGGGTTGGGCGCTCGGCCCGGTGGGGACCGGACCGGCTGTCCAGGTCACGATCCCCCAGGGGGCGTCGACTCCCCAGATCGCCCAGACCCTGCGGGAGCGGGGTCTGATTCGGGACGCGTGGGCGTTCCGGATGCTCGCGCGGTGGCAAGGGCTGGAAGCCAGGCTCCAGGCCGGGGAGTACCGGTTCGCGCCCGACGAGGGCGCCCGGCGCATCCTGTCGCGGCTCGCGGCGGGGGACGTGGTCCGCTACCCGGTCACCATTCCGGAAGGCTACACGGTCGCGCAGATCGGTGAGGCGCTCGCGCGCGCGGGTCTGGCGGACCGGGAGCGCTTCTTGCGCTTTGCCCACGAGGCCGACCGCTTCTGGATCCCGCAGATGCGCGGCAACGCCACGGGGTCGCTGGAGGGTTACCTGTTCCCCGATACCTACCTGTTGCCGCGGGGCCTGCCCGAGGAGAGGATTGTGCAGATGATGGTGAACCGCTTTCGCGAGGCCGCCGGCGCCCTACTCGCTGGCCCGCTGCCCTTGGGTCTTACCGCCCACGAGGTGGTCACGGTCGCTTCCCTCGTGGAGCGCGAAGCACGCCTGGCCCCCGAGCGCGCGCGGATCGCCGGTGTCATCTACAACCGTCTGCAGCGCGGCATGCGCCTGGAGGTGGACGCCACGGTTCTGTACGCGCTGGGTCGGCACAAGGATGTGGTGCTGTACCGCGACCTGGAGGTGGACTCGCCGTACAACACCTACCGGTTTGCGGGGTTGCCGCCCGGGCCGATCGCAAATCCCGGGCTCGCCGCGATCGAGGCCGCGGTGCGCCCGGAAGCCCACGACTTCCTGTACTACGTAGCACGAACCGACGGCTCCCACGTCTTCAGCCGGACCTTGGAGGAACACAACCGTGCGATCCGCGCCATCCACGGCGACCGTTGA
- a CDS encoding DUF1292 domain-containing protein, with the protein MGKENGDGQDVITVSDEEGNEHQFTVLGYVEVNERRYVVVMPSGASEDEPASVLRLEDEDTLVGVDDDDEFQRVVDEFVRQGDDFEIELVDPDRAPP; encoded by the coding sequence GTGGGCAAGGAAAACGGCGACGGGCAGGACGTGATCACGGTCAGCGACGAGGAAGGCAACGAGCATCAGTTCACCGTACTCGGCTACGTGGAGGTGAACGAACGCCGGTACGTGGTGGTCATGCCCAGCGGCGCTTCCGAGGACGAGCCGGCCAGCGTATTGCGCCTGGAGGACGAGGACACCCTGGTCGGCGTGGACGACGACGACGAGTTCCAGCGGGTGGTCGACGAGTTCGTGCGACAGGGCGATGACTTCGAGATCGAGCTGGTCGATCCGGATAGGGCTCCCCCGTAG
- the rodA gene encoding rod shape-determining protein RodA, with the protein MTHAAIPLPTAEEKPRRLRYVDGWLLVVTLLLVAIGTVMVWSATRTPEAPWGLVRARTAHLLVGLVAMAVCAAVPYRSLGEIWKVVYAANLVLLALVAVAGRAALGAQRWLVAGPVSLQPSEFAKLGIVVTLAWVLSQRREPFRRPTDVVAYLLHVAPAFVLVFVQPDLGTSMVFLAIVFAMLFAAGVPARHLAGLAGVGLAALPLLWQMLKPYQRLRLMVFVDPQLDPLGAGYNLIQSKIAIGSGQMWGKGLFEGTQNALRFLPMQHTDFLFSVIGEELGFVGAVAVLLLLWVWLMRALRIALVARDPFGAYLAVGIASMVGFHVFVNVGMTVGIMPATGIPLPFLSYGGSSLVTNLAAVGLLLSVAIRRRKIEF; encoded by the coding sequence ATGACCCACGCCGCCATCCCCCTGCCCACCGCGGAGGAGAAGCCCCGGCGCCTGCGGTACGTCGACGGATGGCTGCTCGTCGTCACGCTGCTGCTGGTGGCCATCGGCACCGTCATGGTGTGGAGCGCGACGAGGACGCCCGAGGCACCCTGGGGTTTGGTGCGCGCGCGCACCGCCCACCTCCTCGTCGGTCTGGTCGCCATGGCGGTGTGTGCGGCCGTACCCTACCGGTCGTTGGGTGAGATCTGGAAGGTCGTGTACGCGGCGAACCTCGTTCTGCTGGCGCTGGTGGCCGTGGCGGGTCGCGCGGCCCTGGGTGCACAACGCTGGCTGGTCGCCGGACCCGTGAGCCTGCAGCCCTCGGAGTTCGCCAAGCTGGGGATCGTCGTCACGCTGGCCTGGGTGCTCAGCCAGCGCCGGGAACCGTTCCGGCGGCCGACCGACGTCGTGGCCTACCTGCTGCACGTAGCACCGGCGTTCGTGCTCGTCTTCGTCCAACCCGACCTGGGCACGTCGATGGTGTTCTTGGCCATCGTGTTCGCGATGCTGTTCGCCGCAGGCGTGCCGGCGCGCCACCTCGCGGGGCTCGCGGGGGTTGGGCTGGCCGCCCTTCCTCTGCTGTGGCAGATGCTCAAGCCCTACCAGCGTCTGCGCCTGATGGTCTTCGTGGATCCCCAACTCGACCCGCTGGGCGCCGGCTACAACCTGATCCAGTCGAAGATCGCAATCGGGTCGGGCCAGATGTGGGGCAAGGGGCTGTTTGAAGGAACGCAGAACGCGCTGCGGTTTCTGCCGATGCAGCACACCGACTTCCTGTTCTCGGTGATCGGAGAGGAACTCGGCTTCGTCGGCGCCGTTGCGGTCCTTTTGCTCTTGTGGGTGTGGCTGATGCGAGCGCTGCGCATCGCGCTCGTGGCCCGCGATCCCTTCGGCGCCTACCTCGCTGTGGGCATCGCCTCGATGGTCGGTTTTCACGTCTTCGTGAACGTGGGGATGACTGTGGGGATCATGCCCGCCACCGGAATCCCCCTGCCGTTCCTGTCGTACGGAGGGAGCTCCCTCGTGACGAACCTGGCGGCGGTGGGCCTGCTGCTCAGCGTCGCCATCCGCCGCCGGAAGATCGAGTTCTGA
- the ruvX gene encoding Holliday junction resolvase RuvX has product MAERADPRSPTTSGGLCILGVDWGSKRIGLALSDPTGTIARPLPNVERRSDAQAAKAVAQIARAHGVVRIVVGLPRNMDGSEGPAAAAARRFGSHLAAATDLTIEFWDERLTTAAAERALVGADVSRSRRRRVRDGVAAAWMLQGYLAARTPGGRPSPGSGPVSEDA; this is encoded by the coding sequence ATGGCCGAACGCGCGGACCCCAGATCGCCGACCACCTCCGGTGGCCTATGCATCCTGGGCGTCGACTGGGGCAGCAAGCGCATCGGGCTGGCGTTGAGTGACCCGACCGGTACGATCGCCCGGCCACTTCCGAACGTAGAGCGACGAAGCGACGCGCAGGCCGCCAAGGCCGTGGCACAGATTGCGCGCGCGCATGGGGTCGTGCGCATCGTCGTCGGACTGCCGAGGAACATGGACGGCTCGGAAGGCCCGGCTGCCGCAGCCGCGCGGCGTTTCGGGAGTCACTTGGCCGCCGCGACGGACCTGACGATCGAGTTCTGGGACGAGCGGTTGACCACCGCCGCGGCCGAGCGGGCGCTCGTCGGTGCGGACGTCTCCCGGTCGCGACGCCGGCGTGTCCGGGACGGTGTTGCGGCCGCGTGGATGTTGCAGGGATACCTGGCGGCCCGCACACCCGGCGGGCGGCCCAGCCCGGGGTCAGGACCGGTGAGCGAGGACGCATGA
- a CDS encoding lytic transglycosylase domain-containing protein has translation MIAGAGQWPARCAFALRALAAWVLGVVLSLASAAPSEARPRPEQLGFAHYHNGEYRQAAAAFRRALAGGFAHGALWLWLGAAEFRAGNALAAVGALERARARLPQQPDVLLWLGYAYEAVGMSHGATSVFDGLLAVAPRSAAAELVRRRRRASVPVGAIGMVATDPWTYAALARRYNRRLTIAEADRIGRSVVHFGRHHNLDPRLVAAVIAVESGFEPRAVSVAGAQGLGQLMPATARAVGVHDPFSIEQNVYGTVRVLRGHLDRYGYHNVALALAAYNAGSGAVRAYGGVPPYPETSWYVYNVMSLYRRLVDGR, from the coding sequence ATGATCGCAGGGGCCGGGCAGTGGCCTGCCCGCTGCGCATTCGCCCTCCGGGCCCTGGCGGCGTGGGTTCTGGGGGTTGTGCTGTCCTTGGCTTCGGCTGCGCCGTCTGAGGCCAGGCCGCGACCGGAGCAACTGGGCTTCGCTCACTACCACAACGGAGAGTACCGCCAGGCAGCTGCGGCCTTCCGGCGGGCGCTGGCGGGCGGGTTCGCGCATGGCGCGCTGTGGCTGTGGCTGGGTGCCGCCGAGTTCCGGGCGGGCAACGCCCTGGCTGCCGTGGGCGCCCTGGAGCGTGCGCGTGCGCGCCTGCCCCAGCAGCCGGACGTGTTGCTGTGGCTCGGATACGCCTACGAGGCCGTGGGGATGTCGCACGGGGCGACCTCGGTGTTCGACGGCCTCCTCGCCGTGGCCCCACGCAGCGCCGCGGCGGAACTCGTCCGGCGCCGACGGCGCGCGTCGGTGCCCGTGGGCGCCATCGGGATGGTGGCCACCGACCCGTGGACGTACGCGGCGCTGGCGCGGCGCTACAACCGCAGGCTCACGATCGCGGAAGCCGACCGTATCGGGCGATCGGTCGTCCACTTCGGCCGGCACCACAACCTCGATCCGCGCCTGGTGGCCGCGGTCATCGCGGTCGAGTCCGGCTTCGAGCCGCGCGCGGTCTCGGTGGCCGGTGCCCAGGGTTTGGGACAGCTGATGCCGGCGACCGCCAGGGCGGTCGGCGTGCACGACCCGTTCTCCATCGAGCAGAACGTCTACGGGACGGTGCGTGTGCTGCGGGGTCACCTGGACCGCTACGGCTACCACAACGTCGCCCTCGCACTGGCCGCTTACAACGCCGGGTCCGGCGCGGTGCGGGCATACGGCGGCGTGCCCCCCTACCCGGAGACCTCCTGGTACGTCTACAATGTGATGTCCCTGTACCGCCGGTTGGTGGACGGGCGCTGA